A genome region from Haliotis asinina isolate JCU_RB_2024 chromosome 11, JCU_Hal_asi_v2, whole genome shotgun sequence includes the following:
- the LOC137256524 gene encoding inversin-like yields the protein MEEETHQQLPFLDILLHRCQQSIATSVYHKPTHTHQYIHHQSNHHPQIKKGIVATLARRAKAVCSPDSLHSELKHLKSTFQDLNEYPLHLVSSTITKTLKETPKSTKPEPSPIRINIPYHGQIRHRISRYNKKTTEIDVTFRNDTNLKTLLSANGRGPTIPKCNNPAECIYQIQCSYEKQNVPETSTKHKADQEETLAAPLHDACGKGNLTKVKSILSQGLVNVNSRDGNHGKTPLMVAAQEGHCRIFDFLIKKGANKSEVDNNGKNILHWACKGGHEGLVKCILPQYDVDINNKYIFPLMQAAIRGYRDVFEFLVCMGANVSQVDSKGNSVLHWSCRGGHVDIVKYLLSLCSLDNLINSRGIKGDTPLMVAAYAGHKDVFEILVGKGANVSQVDNTGNNVLHYSILGDNVDLVKHIIRANMVNLKDRNKSGQTAAMIASIVNNGQLYNLLVSRGCPGK from the exons ATGGAagaagagacacaccaacagctTCCCTTCCTGGACATTCTTCTCCACCGATGCCAACAATCCATAGCCACCAGTGTTTACCATAAACCAACACATACGCATCAGTATATTCATCACCAGTCCAACCATCATCCCCAGATCAAGAAAGGCATAGTAGCTACCCTGGCACGAAGAGCAAAAGCGGTCTGCAGCCCAGACAGCCTCCACAGCGAATTAAAACACCTGAAATCAACCTTCCAAGACCTTAACGAGTACCCACTCCATCTAGTCAGCAGCACCATCAccaagaccctgaaagaaactcccaagtcaactaaaccagaaccttcccctatcagaattaacataccataccatggccAGATAAGACATCGCATCAGCCGTtacaacaagaaaacaacagaaatagacgtcaccttccgcaacgacaccaacctgaaaacgctACTATCTGCTAATGGACGTGGGCCAACAATACCTAAATGCAACAACCCAGCAgaatgcatctaccagatccaatgcagtt ATGAAAAGCAGAACGTACCTGAGACATCTACAAAACATAAAGCTGACCAGGAGGAAACGCTAGCGGCCCCACTCCACGATGCCTGCGGGAAGGGGAACCTGACCAAAGTGAAAAGCATCCTGTCCCAGGGTCTAGTCAACGTCAACAGCAGAGACGGAAATCACGGCAAAACACCACTCATGGTGGCAGCACAGGAAGGACACTGCAGAATATTTGACTTTCTTATTAAAAAAGGGGCTAACAAGTCAGAAGTGGATAATAATGGCAAGAACATCCTTCACTGGGCCTGCAAGGGCGGACATGAGGGTTTGGTGAAGTGTATTCTCCCGCAATATGATGTTGACATTAACAATAAGTACATATTCCCCCTTATGCAGGCTGCAATTCGTGGATACAGAGATGTTTTTGAGTTCCTCGTGTGTATGGGAGCTAATGTGTCACAAGTTGATTCTAAAGGAAACAGCGTCCTGCACTGGAGCTGCCGAGGGGGACACGTGGATATTGTGAAGTATCTACTTTCACTTTGCAGTCTTGATAATCTTATTAACAGTAGGGGAATCAAAGGTGATACCCCATTGATGGTGGCTGCATATGCTGGACACAAAGACGTGTTCGAGATCCTAGTGGGAAAAGGAGCTAATGTGTCACAAGTTGATAATACAGGCAACAACGTCCTTCATTATTCCATTTTGGGTGACAATGTGGATCTAGTAAAACACATCATCAGAGCGAACATGGTCAACCTTAAAGACAGGAACAAGAGCGGGCAGACAGCAGCCATGATTGCATCAATTGTCAATAATGGTCAGCTGTATAACCTTCTTGTTTCTCGGGGCTGTCCAGGGAAATAA